One Amphiprion ocellaris isolate individual 3 ecotype Okinawa chromosome 5, ASM2253959v1, whole genome shotgun sequence genomic region harbors:
- the LOC118470236 gene encoding proline-rich transmembrane protein 3-like: MGRSSLLFVTLTISLSSLTSLIQTSHSLNSAQINKSTRRNYSGLDIPTSEVIFHSKSSEEGSGHSSDTAASQGLINKTIIPQEPERVSNENPSESGITLTTKPAPTLHHSGSHEQEADKANSSITGYSHSSEHRLSEEALLDGSHITSGEQLKKSPRVNDDSLTGGDSPKHPVQTSVFTYMPNDNLPGPGAPCVLGVRPCVVLKNVNGTSLLWEDMRRTLAFAWELHVFGSASLFTLMAFLAVLGMAGACTLPHPLCDALTLANSFLITSGSLRTVLLLLDPYGTRQILSHATLTALHNAPMQFLLWAQVVLALVTLRGFKLLLLPLKLQRPWIVGVLALTHCTALFVADLHSLTLSPVLPLLLQTLSLGWGLPFCLGILTKSLSPLPPFLRSSIPQWFPSQRTERRGKRQTAVCAFLAVLCCSLQMYSLFWLYGLLGNWRRFGWGWWLSQFWARILEIAWGFSLVVLASWIFWTPFRGHSRGDHGQGRSEVSKRVEKKSLWGRLLASVRKGRLGKSENAWEDLMPNNWAKYNLSRAGISNNAMCPYDDPPTATVAEYKPDPSSSSSSDIQAALLWQKVGERECILSLIEFDMRPPSPINLRRSIDNALHHGQLVAGGLFTPPPPCWTHTMDTDSNDGDSSPTAFPPAYVSYGWMLDTESISASLDHFQAKEPVQSPSTTAEYNGSVGSPAAACHEEEFSTVMHQRDWSDDDITNL, encoded by the exons ATGGGGCGGTCCTCTTTGCTCTTCGTCACACTAACCATATCTCTGTCTTCACTCACAAGCCTTATTCAAACTTCACATTCACTGAATTCAgcccaaataaataaaagcacgaGGAGAAACTACAGCGGTCTGGACATCCCAACCAGTGAAGTCATCTTTCATTCGAAGAGCTCTGAGGAGGGCAGCGGACACAGTTCAGACACAGCAGCATCACAGGGACTCATCAATAAGACTATCATTCCACAGGAGCCTGAGAGAGTGAGCAACGAAAACCCTTCTGAGTCTGGAATCACATTAACTACAAAACCAGCTCCTACTCTACACCACTCAGGGTCTCATGAGCAAGAAGCTGACAAAGCCAATTCTTCAATTACAGGATACAGTCACTCCAGTGAACACAGACTCTCTGAGGAAGCTCTCTTGGACGGCAGCCACATTACAAGTGGGGAACAGTTAAAAAAGAGTCCCAGAGTGAATGATGACTCTCTGACTG gTGGGGACAGCCCTAAACATCCGGTCCAAACCAGTGTGTTTACTTACATGCCAAATGATAACCTGCCAGGGCCCGGAGCTCCCTGTGTGCTCGGTGTCAGACCGTGTGTTGTTCTCAAAAACGTCAACGGCACCAGCCTGCTCTGGGAGGACATGAGGCGCACACTGGCGTTTGCCTGGGAACTGCATGTCTTTGGATCGGCCAGCCTTTTCACGCTGATGGCATTCCTGGCAGTTTTGGGGATGGCTGGAGCGTGCACTCTTCCTCACCCCCTGTGTGATGCACTGACTCTGGCAAACAGCTTCCTAATTACGAGCGGTTCTTTGCGTACTGTCCTCCTTCTGCTTGATCCTTATGGCACCCGTCAGATCCTGTCTCATGCCACTCTGACAGCACTACACAACGCTCCcatgcagtttcttctgtgGGCGCAGGTTGTCCTCGCTCTGGTCACACTTAGAGGGTTTAAACTACTACTTCTCCCATTAAAGCTGCAGCGCCCGTGGATTGTGGGAGTACTTGCTTTAACCCATTGCACTGCATTATTTGTAGCAGACCTGCACTCTTTAACTTTATCCCCGGTTCTCCCTCTTTTGCTACAGACCCTCTCCCTCGGCTGGGGCCTCCCATTCTGTCTGGGGATCCTCACTAAGTCTCTCTCCCCTCTGCCTCCCTTTCTCCGGTCCTCTATACCACAGTGGTTTCCTTCACAGAGGACTGAGAGGCGTGGAAAGCGGCAAACAGCAGTGTGTGCCTTCCTTGCAGTGCTGTGCTGCAGCCTTCAGATGTACAGTCTCTTCTGGCTTTATGGGCTGCTGGGGAACTGGAGGCGCTTCGGCTGGGGCTGGTGGCTCAGTCAGTTCTGGGCCAGAATCCTTGAGATAGCCTGGGGATTCTCTTTAGTTGTCCTTGCATCTTGGATTTTCTGGACACCATTTAGGGGTCATTCAAGGGGCGATCATGGGCAAGGCAGGAGTGAGGTGTCTAAGAGGGTGGAGAAGAAAAGCTTGTGGGGTAGACTCCTGGCCAGTGTACGGAAAGGCCGTCTAGGAAAATCAGAGAATGCCTGGGAGGACCTGATGCCAAATAACTGGGCAAAGTATAACCTGTCCAGAGCAGGTATCAGCAACAATGCAATGTGTCCATATGATGATCCACCAACAGCCACTGTAGCAGAATACAAACCTGATCctagcagcagtagcagctcTGACATTCAGGCTGCACTACTGTGGCAAAAAGTTGGCGAACGCGAATGTATTCTATCACTCATAGAATTTGACATGCGGCCCCCATCTCCTATTAACCTCAGGCGCAGCATTGACAATGCGCTTCATCACGGGCAGCTCGTAGCAGGAGGCCTGTTCACACCTCCACCTCCCTGCTGGACTCACACTATGGACACAGACTCCAATGATGGAGACAGCAGTCCGACAGCTTTCCCTCCAGCTTATGTCAGCTACGGGTGGATGCTGGATACAGAGTCTATTTCTGCATCTCTGGACCATTTCCAGGCCAAAGAACCAGTACAGTCACCCAGCACTACAGCTGAGTATAATGGCAGCGTTGGATCACCAGCTGCTGCATGTCATGAAGAGGAATTCTCAACAGTGATGCATCAGCGTGACTGGTCTGATGACGATATCACAAACCTCTAA
- the LOC111568128 gene encoding transcriptional regulator QRICH1-like isoform X1, with protein MNPCFAGGPVTMNEQESGVVSFDEYVRQKARTVPQHRMKEFLESLAKGPEVLQEFSQQGGAAATTTAMVYQQQGANCVYTDSTEVAGSLLELACPVQVTSTEISPQMSVHQGSEQQLQVQVQIQEQQGQTVGQVLQVASPSQQDLHGISTAQLVQQGELTEEQQQQIQAQLVAAVAGGQQIQLSSGQQIQLQGTQHIQLPGGQQIQLQAGQQIQLQGGQQIQIQTIEAMSPSEQQESPREAERRPGTVTAVLQPAKKRKVDVPLAVSYAVPQGQQVATVLAIPQGQQQSYVSLRPDLLTVDSAQLYSTTGTITGPTGETWTIPVYSSPQQQGVTHIAIPQETYSTVQVTATNGKDKMSPSSSSRSADVQSVSAATQEEIVQTLFPAQFMNGNIHIPVAVQTVGGTYNTTQSVHIWDPNQQQSQGEDGQEQQLHLQGQVETEAHAEPHAEILFPVSLKPEEGLEVWRLWVKRKNAELNKQEKTKLAPIGRRQPLRFQEDLVSSAVAELNLGLSLMTQEARGSEEEQFAPDVLYYVFLCIQKYLSENGRVDDIFSDPYYTRFCESLHKILWDWKPTVHPLGYIIPSHVTEEMLWECKQLGAHSPATLLTTLMYFNTKYFRLITPEQHLKVAFSKVLRHARKNPANAKDKATSIRLLKTQSPHSAGQKGTDDMYEEQIEDPENPLRCPIKLYDFYLFKCPQSVKGRNDAYYMTPEPVVAPNSPMWYSSQPLTSQQVEHMLARIIVVREIQDIINTGPENMS; from the exons ATGAATCCGTGCTTCGCTGGAG GTCCAGTGACGATGAATGAACAGGAGAGTGGGGTGGTCTCCTTTGATGAATATGTGCGGCAGAAGGCCCGCACTGTGCCTCAGCACAGGATGAAGGAGTTCCTGGAGTCTCTTGCCAAGGGCCCAGAGGTGCTGCAGGAGTTCAGCCAGCAGGGAGGAGCTGCAGCCACCACCACAGCCATGGTGTACCAGCAGCAGGGTGCCAACTGTGTCTACACAGACAGCACAGAGGTGGCCGGGTCTCTCCTGGAGCTGGCCTGCCCG GTACAGGTGACTTCGACAGAGATTTCACCTCAGATGTCTGTGCACCAAGGGTCTGAACAGCAGCTTCAGGTGCAG GTTCAGATCCAGGAACAGCAGGGCCAGACAGTTGGCCAGGTTCTTCAGGTGGCCTCCCCTTCTCAGCAGGACCTGCATGGAATATCAACAGCTCAGCTTGTCCAGCAGGGAGAACTCACAGAGGAGCAACAACAGCAG ATTCAGGCACAGTTGGTTGCAGCTGTAGCTGGAGGGCAACAAATCCAGCTGTCAAGTGGCCAACAGATCCAGCTACAAGGAACGCAGCATATTCAGCTGCCAGGGGGACAGCAAATTCAACTTCAGGCTGGCCAACAGATTCAATTACAAGGTGGCCAACAAATTCAGATCCAGACTATAGAAGCCATGTCTCCTTCAGAACAACAGGAGTCTCCCAGGGAGGCAGAGCGGAGGCCCGGCACTGTCACGGCTGTTCTCCAACCAGCCAAGAAGCGTAAGGTGGATGTCCCCCTAGCTGTGTCCTATGCTGTTCCACAGGGGCAGCAGGTGGCTACAGTTCTTGCAATCCCTCAGGGGCAGCAGCAAAGCTACGTGTCCCTGCGACCAGATTTGCTCACTGTTGACAGTGCTCAACTGTACAGCACGACTGGAACAATCACAGGTCCCACAGGTGAGACATGGACCATACCTGTGTACTCTTCTCCACAGCAACAGGGTGTTACTCACATTGCTATACCGCAGGAGACATATAGCACAGTGCAGGTTACTGCCACCAATGGCAAGGACAAAATGTCCCCCAGCTCCTCATCAAGGTCTGCAGATGTGCAGTCAGTCTCTGCTGCCACACAGGAAGAAATAGTGCAGACCCTGTTCCCTGCACAGTTCATGAACGGGAACATTCACATCCCTGTGGCGGTGCAGACTGTTGGAGGGACTTACAACACTACACAGTCGGTACACATATGGGACCCAAATCAACAGCAGAGCCAAGGCGAAGACGGACAAGAACAGCAGCTCCATCTGCAG GGTCAAGTAGAGACCGAGGCTCACGCTGAGCCACATGCAGAGattctgtttcctgtctctctaaAGCCAGAGGAGGGCCTGGAGGTGTGGCGCCTTTGGGTGAAGCGAAAAAACGCTGAACTAAACAAGCAGGAAAAGACGAAGCTTGCACCCATAGGAC GTCGTCAGCCTCTGCGTTTTCAGGAAGACTTGGTGTCCAGTGCTGTGGCTGAGTTAAACTTGGGTCTTTCTCTGATGACTCAGGAGGCTCGAGGATCGGAGGAAGAACAATTTGCACCTGATGTTCTATATTATGTTTTCCTGTGTATACAGAAG TACCTGTCTGAAAATGGACGTGTGGACGATATTTTCTCGGATCCCTATTACACACGTTTTTGTGAGAGTTTACACAAAATCCTGTGGGACTGGAAACCCACCGTCCATCCTCTAG GTTATATCATTCCAAGTCACGTCACAGAGGAGATGCTATGGGAGTGTAAACAGCTTGGTGCTCATTCACCAGCCACCTTGCTCACAACTCTAATGTATTTCAACACTAA gtatttccGCCTGATAACACCCGAACAGCACCTGAAAGTAGCTTTCTCTAAGGTCTTAAGACATGCAAGGAAGAACCCCGCAAATGCCAAGGACAAAGCAACTAGTATTCGCCTTCTCAAAACACAAAGTCCACACAGTGCTGGACAGAAAG GAACTGATGACATGTATGAGGAGCAGATCGAGGATCCTGAAAATCCTCTTCGTTGTCCCATCAAACTTTATGACTTTTACCTTTTCAAATG CCCTCAAAGCGTCAAAGGACGAAACGATGCTTACTACATGACTCCAGAGCCTGTCGTTGCACCAAACAGCCCGATGTGGTACTCGTCTCAGCCCCTCACGAGTCAGCAAGTGGAGCACATGCTGGCTCGCATCATCGTGGTCCGAGAGATCCAGGACATCATTAACACTGGTCCAGAAAATATGAGCTAA
- the LOC111568128 gene encoding transcriptional regulator QRICH1-like isoform X2, with protein sequence MNEQESGVVSFDEYVRQKARTVPQHRMKEFLESLAKGPEVLQEFSQQGGAAATTTAMVYQQQGANCVYTDSTEVAGSLLELACPVQVTSTEISPQMSVHQGSEQQLQVQVQIQEQQGQTVGQVLQVASPSQQDLHGISTAQLVQQGELTEEQQQQIQAQLVAAVAGGQQIQLSSGQQIQLQGTQHIQLPGGQQIQLQAGQQIQLQGGQQIQIQTIEAMSPSEQQESPREAERRPGTVTAVLQPAKKRKVDVPLAVSYAVPQGQQVATVLAIPQGQQQSYVSLRPDLLTVDSAQLYSTTGTITGPTGETWTIPVYSSPQQQGVTHIAIPQETYSTVQVTATNGKDKMSPSSSSRSADVQSVSAATQEEIVQTLFPAQFMNGNIHIPVAVQTVGGTYNTTQSVHIWDPNQQQSQGEDGQEQQLHLQGQVETEAHAEPHAEILFPVSLKPEEGLEVWRLWVKRKNAELNKQEKTKLAPIGRRQPLRFQEDLVSSAVAELNLGLSLMTQEARGSEEEQFAPDVLYYVFLCIQKYLSENGRVDDIFSDPYYTRFCESLHKILWDWKPTVHPLGYIIPSHVTEEMLWECKQLGAHSPATLLTTLMYFNTKYFRLITPEQHLKVAFSKVLRHARKNPANAKDKATSIRLLKTQSPHSAGQKGTDDMYEEQIEDPENPLRCPIKLYDFYLFKCPQSVKGRNDAYYMTPEPVVAPNSPMWYSSQPLTSQQVEHMLARIIVVREIQDIINTGPENMS encoded by the exons ATGAATGAACAGGAGAGTGGGGTGGTCTCCTTTGATGAATATGTGCGGCAGAAGGCCCGCACTGTGCCTCAGCACAGGATGAAGGAGTTCCTGGAGTCTCTTGCCAAGGGCCCAGAGGTGCTGCAGGAGTTCAGCCAGCAGGGAGGAGCTGCAGCCACCACCACAGCCATGGTGTACCAGCAGCAGGGTGCCAACTGTGTCTACACAGACAGCACAGAGGTGGCCGGGTCTCTCCTGGAGCTGGCCTGCCCG GTACAGGTGACTTCGACAGAGATTTCACCTCAGATGTCTGTGCACCAAGGGTCTGAACAGCAGCTTCAGGTGCAG GTTCAGATCCAGGAACAGCAGGGCCAGACAGTTGGCCAGGTTCTTCAGGTGGCCTCCCCTTCTCAGCAGGACCTGCATGGAATATCAACAGCTCAGCTTGTCCAGCAGGGAGAACTCACAGAGGAGCAACAACAGCAG ATTCAGGCACAGTTGGTTGCAGCTGTAGCTGGAGGGCAACAAATCCAGCTGTCAAGTGGCCAACAGATCCAGCTACAAGGAACGCAGCATATTCAGCTGCCAGGGGGACAGCAAATTCAACTTCAGGCTGGCCAACAGATTCAATTACAAGGTGGCCAACAAATTCAGATCCAGACTATAGAAGCCATGTCTCCTTCAGAACAACAGGAGTCTCCCAGGGAGGCAGAGCGGAGGCCCGGCACTGTCACGGCTGTTCTCCAACCAGCCAAGAAGCGTAAGGTGGATGTCCCCCTAGCTGTGTCCTATGCTGTTCCACAGGGGCAGCAGGTGGCTACAGTTCTTGCAATCCCTCAGGGGCAGCAGCAAAGCTACGTGTCCCTGCGACCAGATTTGCTCACTGTTGACAGTGCTCAACTGTACAGCACGACTGGAACAATCACAGGTCCCACAGGTGAGACATGGACCATACCTGTGTACTCTTCTCCACAGCAACAGGGTGTTACTCACATTGCTATACCGCAGGAGACATATAGCACAGTGCAGGTTACTGCCACCAATGGCAAGGACAAAATGTCCCCCAGCTCCTCATCAAGGTCTGCAGATGTGCAGTCAGTCTCTGCTGCCACACAGGAAGAAATAGTGCAGACCCTGTTCCCTGCACAGTTCATGAACGGGAACATTCACATCCCTGTGGCGGTGCAGACTGTTGGAGGGACTTACAACACTACACAGTCGGTACACATATGGGACCCAAATCAACAGCAGAGCCAAGGCGAAGACGGACAAGAACAGCAGCTCCATCTGCAG GGTCAAGTAGAGACCGAGGCTCACGCTGAGCCACATGCAGAGattctgtttcctgtctctctaaAGCCAGAGGAGGGCCTGGAGGTGTGGCGCCTTTGGGTGAAGCGAAAAAACGCTGAACTAAACAAGCAGGAAAAGACGAAGCTTGCACCCATAGGAC GTCGTCAGCCTCTGCGTTTTCAGGAAGACTTGGTGTCCAGTGCTGTGGCTGAGTTAAACTTGGGTCTTTCTCTGATGACTCAGGAGGCTCGAGGATCGGAGGAAGAACAATTTGCACCTGATGTTCTATATTATGTTTTCCTGTGTATACAGAAG TACCTGTCTGAAAATGGACGTGTGGACGATATTTTCTCGGATCCCTATTACACACGTTTTTGTGAGAGTTTACACAAAATCCTGTGGGACTGGAAACCCACCGTCCATCCTCTAG GTTATATCATTCCAAGTCACGTCACAGAGGAGATGCTATGGGAGTGTAAACAGCTTGGTGCTCATTCACCAGCCACCTTGCTCACAACTCTAATGTATTTCAACACTAA gtatttccGCCTGATAACACCCGAACAGCACCTGAAAGTAGCTTTCTCTAAGGTCTTAAGACATGCAAGGAAGAACCCCGCAAATGCCAAGGACAAAGCAACTAGTATTCGCCTTCTCAAAACACAAAGTCCACACAGTGCTGGACAGAAAG GAACTGATGACATGTATGAGGAGCAGATCGAGGATCCTGAAAATCCTCTTCGTTGTCCCATCAAACTTTATGACTTTTACCTTTTCAAATG CCCTCAAAGCGTCAAAGGACGAAACGATGCTTACTACATGACTCCAGAGCCTGTCGTTGCACCAAACAGCCCGATGTGGTACTCGTCTCAGCCCCTCACGAGTCAGCAAGTGGAGCACATGCTGGCTCGCATCATCGTGGTCCGAGAGATCCAGGACATCATTAACACTGGTCCAGAAAATATGAGCTAA
- the LOC111568129 gene encoding pseudouridylate synthase RPUSD4, mitochondrial-like — MFSSNATMNSCRRIARIKDRSSGLNTLFSRVRLPTNCRQGPEAAPPLTRSQSSAAKHAPGSDTGDRPRLRAIDLARKVRQERTRTPVEEAPVSAQQRRVTELKRFSLQLQNVHPNVLAKHLHRGVLYRDKDVAVINKPYGVPVRDTSGVTSISSVLPVLAKMMDGVKIKSESQLLPCLGLEKDSTGTLLLARSEEVVEHILSLNRNNQVQRKYWVVTVGVPVPSEGMIDIPIIEREITGPQPHYKMALSPLFKMNDGGDGVTKVRTNRQALPAVTSYRVLDSSNGCSLVELQSFTGVKHQMRVHMAFALSCPVLGDHKYSHWSKLAPQKLPERVLGKLGLEQSKIRYLPLHLHARQLTLLGTNQAEINVSCPLPKYFTQTLSRLHLTFPDKKDNHLSDSHK, encoded by the exons ATGTTTAGCTCCAATGCTACAATGAACAGCTGCAGGAGAATAGCTCGTATAAAAGACCGGAGCTCCGGTTTAAACACACTCTTCTCTCGGGTCAGACTACCGACAAACTGCCGCCAAGGTCCGGAGGCAGCACCGCCCCTTACCCGGAGTCAGAGTTCCGCCGCAAAACATGCTCCGGGCTCGGACACCGGTGACAGACCTCGGCTAAGAGCGATCGACCTGGCTCGGAAGGTCCGGCAGGAGAGGACGAGGACCCCGGTGGAGGAGGCTCCGGTGTCCGCCCAGCAGAGGAGGGTGACGGAGCTGAAGCGGTTCAGTCTGCAGCTGCAAAACGTCCACCCCAACGTGCTGGCCAAACACCTCCACAGAGGCGTGCTGTACCGGGATAAAGATGTGGCTGTCATCAACAAACCCTACGGAGTCCCTGTCCGAG ATACCAGCGGAGTcacctccatctcctctgtgCTTCCCGTTCTTGCTAAAATGATGGATGGGGTGAAGATAAAATCTGAATCTCAGCTGCTCCCCTGCCTGGGTCTGGAGAAGGACTCAACAGGAACTCTCCTGCTGGCCAGGAGTGAAGAAGTGGTGGAGCACATCCTCTCCCTCAATAGAAACAACCAAGTTCAGAGGAAATATTG GGTTGTTACAGTTGGTGTTCCTGTTCCATCTGAAGGAATGATTGATATTCCCATCATAGAGAGAGAAATCACAGGTCCTCAGCCGCACTACAAG ATGGCTCTAAGTCCTCTTTTCAAAATGAATGATGGAGGCGATGGCGTCACCAAAGTCCGAACCAATCGGCAGGCCCTTCCTGCAGTGACCAGCTACAGAGTCCTGGACAGCAGCAATGGCTGCAGCCTTGTGGAGCTTCAGTCTTTTACTG GAGTGAAGCACCAGATGAGGGTTCATATGGCATTTGCTCTGTCTTGCCCCGTTCTTGGTGACCATAAATATTCCCACTGGAGCAAACTGGCACCGCAG AAACTACCAGAACGTGTGTTGGGAAAGCTTGGACTGGAACAGAGCAAGATTCGGTATCTTCCTCTACACTTGCATGCACGACAGCTGACATTATTGGGAACCAACCAAGCCGAAATCAACGTTTCCTGCCCGCTGCCTAAATACTTCACGCAAACATTGAGTCGACTGCATTTAACATTTCCAGATAAAAAAGATAACCATCTCTCTGATTCCCACAAGTAG
- the LOC129347243 gene encoding WD repeat-containing protein 82-like — MKITDSVIRSFRVVRTYRQNEQKVNCVDYSPDGENAVSSSDDDCIILYDIREGKPTRTLFSKKYGVDLIRYTHADTQTVVYSSNKLDDTIRYLSLTDNKYIRYFQGHTAKVIALSMSPVDDTFISGSLDKTIRIWDLRSQNCQGLTKPLGKPVCSFDPDGLIFAAGVDSQAIKLYDLRAFDKGPFSCFETRFSRVCDWTGLKFSNDGKQILISTNGGTIRVLNAFSGSVLHTFSGYNNSKGISLEACFTPDSQFVMIGSEDGRVHVWSTESGMKVAVLDGKHPGPINTLQFNPRYMTFASACTNMTFWLPCLDDL; from the exons ATGAAGATCACAGATAGCGTTATACGGAGTTTCAGGGTCGTCAGGACGTATCGACAGAACGAGCAGAAAGTGAACTGTGTGGATTACAGCCCAGATGGAGAAAATGCAGTATCAAGCAGCGACGATGACTGTATTATTTTATACGACATCCGGGAAGGAAA ACCTACAAGGACTTTATTCAGTAAGAAGTACGGAGTGGATCTGATCCGctacacacacgcagacacacagacTGTGGTGTACAGCTCCAACAAACTGGATG ATACCATCCGGTACCTGTCACTAACTGACAACAAGTACATCCGCTATTTCCAAGGCCACACTGCTAA GGTCATCGCTCTCTCCATGTCACCAGTCGATGATACATTTATTTCCGGCTCGTTGGATAAGACGATCCGGATCTGGGACCTGCGATCTCAAAACTGTCAA ggtTTGACGAAGCCACTGGGGAAACCTGTGTGTTCGTTTGACCCTGATGGGCTCATATTCGCTGCAGGCGTGGACTCACAGGCCATCAAACTGTACGACCTTCGTGCTTTTGACAAG GGTCCATTTTCCTGCTTTGAGACGAGGTTTAGTCGTGTTTGTGACTGGACTGGACTCAAATTCAGCAACGACGGGAAACAGATTCTCATCTCTACGAATGGAGGAACCATTCGTGTCCTGAATGCTTTCAGTGGATCTGTGCTGCACACTTTTTCA GGCTACAACAACAGTAAAGGCATCTCCCTGGAGGCCTGCTTCACTCCAGACTCACAGTTTGTCATGATTG GTTCAGAGGATGGCAGGGTTCATGTTTGGAGCACTGAGAGCGGGATGAAGGTGGCCGTGCTGGACGGGAAACATCCAGGACCCATCAACACTCTGCAGTTTAACCCCAGATACATGACGTTTGCTAGTGCCTGCACGAACATG ACATTTTGGTTGCCGTGTCTCGATGACTTATAG